The Neodiprion virginianus isolate iyNeoVirg1 chromosome 5, iyNeoVirg1.1, whole genome shotgun sequence genome contains a region encoding:
- the LOC124305205 gene encoding trypsin-like, producing MVQIHATYSELVSLYRGKASSETITRSRFINVEKLRGNKTCGTRLDVNLYLQAPGLRDHPAAGCTENKEFQLLIVLQFASTGFGSSRIAAGESTTLGEFSFILSLGLTSWANVYHLHYCAGFVVTESWVITAAHCVEDAVQDVGRYYWLAGTNNLRQGGTQYFIGQIVIHPDYAPDDSLIHDVALVKVRSPFEFSNTIQPIGLARSSAESTSGTRGVVVGWGEVSQTVIQPDVLRSAEVTIIDGDLCREIYAPWHLTIHEEYQFCALSTNDEAKTEARTDSQMKLDRRACRGDEGGPFFYRDLHPSFAVDTAMGFVSWTYGCTPSGYPAVYVKISPYLEWIREITASWI from the exons ATGGTGCAGATTCACGCGACGTATTCTGAGCTGGTTTCACTTTACCGTGGAAAGGCGAGTAGCGAAACTATTACACGGTCGCGGTTCATCAATGTTGAAAA GCTCCGTGGTAATAAAACCTGCGGGACACGGCTTGATGTCAACTTATATCTACAGGCACCAGGGTTAAGGGACCATCCTGCGGCAGGATGTACGGAGAACAAGGAATTCCAG CTGCTGATCGTCCTGCAGTTTGCGTCAACGGGTTTTGGAAGCAGTCGTATAGCTGCGGGCGAATCGACGACCCTCGGGGAATTCTCCTTCATTCTATCTCTGGGACTGACCTCCTGGGCAAACGTTTACCATTTGCACTACTGCGCCGGATTCGTTGTCACTGAAAGCTGGGTTATCACTGCTGCCCATTGTGTCGAGGA CGCCGTTCAAGATGTGGGACGCTACTATTGGCTGGCTGGGACAAACAATTTGCGCCAAGGAGGCACCCAGTACTTCATCGGTCAGATCGTCATTCATCCCGATTACGCCCCGGATGATTCTCTGATACACGACGTCGCCTTGGTCAAG GTGAGAAGtccgtttgaattttcaaatacaattCAGCCAATCGGGCTAGCGAGGTCAAGTGCTGAGTCTACATCAGGGACTCGCGGTGTTGTCGTCGGATGGGGTGAAGTTTCGCAGACGGTGATACAACCCGATGTTTTGCGAAGCGCCGAAGTTACGATCATCGACGGAGATCTCTGCCGCGAAATATACGCACCTTGGCACCTGACCATTCACGAGGAATATCAATTCTGCGCTTTATCTACCAACGACGAAGCGAAAACAGAGGCGAGGACCGATTCTCAAATGAAACTTGATCGTAGGGCATGCCGCGGAGACGAAGGAGGGCCCTTCTTTTATAGGGACCTTCACCCTTCGTTCGCCGTGGACACTGCCATGGGATTCGTGTCGTGGACCTATGGCTGCACGCCCTCAGGCTATCCGGCTGTATACGTAAAAATATCCCCCTACTTGGAATGGATACGTGAAATTACGGCCTCGTGGATATAA